The following coding sequences lie in one Stegostoma tigrinum isolate sSteTig4 chromosome 31, sSteTig4.hap1, whole genome shotgun sequence genomic window:
- the LOC125466328 gene encoding uncharacterized protein LOC125466328 isoform X1 has translation MFRLVFVFLLINGTGASGGGQQSAEYSPGVAYESVHSQYMPNPAAVDHLYLGEPIVFDASPQFETLAVHKSQTGNRDAILDVTRILPDPVLQGPYGNEDEEYNEVGNSDTCISNSCAVDPTPDPGFLSISNSSPQDLKGPNLNAGFLSNAAFVPTFHEATEGSGDMHEQLLDRNGADPKSQRIIGSEIKEITGRYKSLVTPVSKENQPENSLTTLHTLNPRPAQDSTTPTKSIISFQETMSTTDGLLVDSRRENNNKTVPERTSTRTRKISNSHWPIKSATVPEPNTDQSSNDSWIACNPGYIRENNSCWSVCEVIPDYCLNGGKCGVIENIGVFCRCSEKEHTWYKGQRCQSVLTEIQLTCILIGACLLVLLLFLTLLGAFAIKLRSLKNEQQTFDSRSKLWISSTPHINSSFFSEISQQGSCFPLASHTPNSQSTPISENHPTQVFSNSFQGSFKSQQNVQKEGLTRSHGEDMALNIQNTWISKCNGNAEVDHDVCILWRTERTAV, from the exons ATGTTTCGATTAGTGTTTGTCTTTCTCCTCATCAATG GTACTGGAGCCTCTGGTGGAGGGCAGCAGTCTGCAGAATACTCACCAGGTGTGGCCTATGAGTCTGTCCATTCTCAGTACATGCCCAACCCTGCTGCCGTTGACCACCTCTACTTGGGAGAACCAATTGTTTTTGACGCAAGTCCTCAGTTTGAAACCTTAGCTGTTCACAAATCACAAACCGGGAACAGAGATGCCATTCTCGACGTGACTAGGATCTTACCTGACCCTGTTCTACAGGGGCCCTATGGAAATGAAGACGAAGAATATAATGAGGTTGGGAACTCTGACACATGCATATCCAACAGCTGTGCTGTCGATCCTACACCAGACCCTGGATTTCTGAGCATTTCAAACTCATCTCCTCAGGATTTGAAAGGCCCAAATTTAAATGCTGGGTTTCTCTCAAACGCTGCTTTTGTTCCCACTTTCCATGAGGCAACGGAGGGAAGTGGTGACATGCATGAACAGCTGCTTGATCGTAATGGAGCTGACCCTAAATCCCAAAGGATAATCGGGTCAGAAATCAAAGAAATCACTGGAAGGTACAAAAGCTTGGTAACTCCTGTTTCCAAAGAAAATCAACCAGAAAACAGCTTGACTACGCTTCACACATTAAATCCTCGGCCAGCACAGGACTCTACCACCCCAACAAAATCCATCATTAGTTTCCAAGAGACCATGTCTACAACAGATGGGCTGTTGGTAGACAGCAGGAGGGAGAACAACAATAAGACAGTTCCAGAGAGGACATCAACCAGAACACGAAAGATATCAAATAGCCATTGGCCAATCAAATCAGCAACGGTTCCTGAGCCAAATACAGATCAGAGCTCAAATGATTCCTGGATTGCTTGTAATCCAGGATATATCCGTGAAAACAACTCCTGTTGGTCTGTGTGTGAAGTCATTCCCGATTACTGTTTGAATGGAGGTAAATGTGGAGTCATCGAAAACATTGGCGTGTTTTGCAG GTGCAGTGAGAAGGAACACACTTGGTACAAAGGACAGCGCTGTCAATCAGTTCTTACAGAGATTCAGCTCACGTGTATATTGATTGGGGCGTGCTTGCTCGTTCTTCTCCTATTCCTCACGCTGCTGGGAGCCTTTGCTATAAAACTACGGTCTCTAAAAAATGAACAGCAAACATTTGACTCCAGAAG CAAGCTGTGGATTTCCTCAACACCACACATCAACTCTTCTTTCTTCTCTGAAATAAGccagcagggaagttgtttcccaTTGGCTAGCCATACCCCCAACTCTCAATCCACACCGATCAGTGAGAATCACCCGACTCAG GTGTTTTCCAATTCTTTTCAGGGAAGCTTTAAATCACAGCAGAATGTGCAGAAAGAGGGTTTGACCAGAAGCCATGGTGAAGATATGGCATTGAACATTCAAAACACTTGGATTTCAAAGTGTAATGGAAATGCTGAG
- the LOC125466328 gene encoding uncharacterized protein LOC125466328 isoform X3 yields MFRLVFVFLLINGTGASGGGQQSAEYSPGVAYESVHSQYMPNPAAVDHLYLGEPIVFDASPQFETLAVHKSQTGNRDAILDVTRILPDPVLQGPYGNEDEEYNEVGNSDTCISNSCAVDPTPDPGFLSISNSSPQDLKGPNLNAGFLSNAAFVPTFHEATEGSGDMHEQLLDRNGADPKSQRIIGSEIKEITGRYKSLVTPVSKENQPENSLTTLHTLNPRPAQDSTTPTKSIISFQETMSTTDGLLVDSRRENNNKTVPERTSTRTRKISNSHWPIKSATVPEPNTDQSSNDSWIACNPGYIRENNSCWSVCEVIPDYCLNGGKCGVIENIGVFCRCSEKEHTWYKGQRCQSVLTEIQLTCILIGACLLVLLLFLTLLGAFAIKLRSLKNEQQTFDSRSKLWISSTPHINSSFFSEISQQGSCFPLASHTPNSQSTPISENHPTQVDHDVCILWRTERTAV; encoded by the exons ATGTTTCGATTAGTGTTTGTCTTTCTCCTCATCAATG GTACTGGAGCCTCTGGTGGAGGGCAGCAGTCTGCAGAATACTCACCAGGTGTGGCCTATGAGTCTGTCCATTCTCAGTACATGCCCAACCCTGCTGCCGTTGACCACCTCTACTTGGGAGAACCAATTGTTTTTGACGCAAGTCCTCAGTTTGAAACCTTAGCTGTTCACAAATCACAAACCGGGAACAGAGATGCCATTCTCGACGTGACTAGGATCTTACCTGACCCTGTTCTACAGGGGCCCTATGGAAATGAAGACGAAGAATATAATGAGGTTGGGAACTCTGACACATGCATATCCAACAGCTGTGCTGTCGATCCTACACCAGACCCTGGATTTCTGAGCATTTCAAACTCATCTCCTCAGGATTTGAAAGGCCCAAATTTAAATGCTGGGTTTCTCTCAAACGCTGCTTTTGTTCCCACTTTCCATGAGGCAACGGAGGGAAGTGGTGACATGCATGAACAGCTGCTTGATCGTAATGGAGCTGACCCTAAATCCCAAAGGATAATCGGGTCAGAAATCAAAGAAATCACTGGAAGGTACAAAAGCTTGGTAACTCCTGTTTCCAAAGAAAATCAACCAGAAAACAGCTTGACTACGCTTCACACATTAAATCCTCGGCCAGCACAGGACTCTACCACCCCAACAAAATCCATCATTAGTTTCCAAGAGACCATGTCTACAACAGATGGGCTGTTGGTAGACAGCAGGAGGGAGAACAACAATAAGACAGTTCCAGAGAGGACATCAACCAGAACACGAAAGATATCAAATAGCCATTGGCCAATCAAATCAGCAACGGTTCCTGAGCCAAATACAGATCAGAGCTCAAATGATTCCTGGATTGCTTGTAATCCAGGATATATCCGTGAAAACAACTCCTGTTGGTCTGTGTGTGAAGTCATTCCCGATTACTGTTTGAATGGAGGTAAATGTGGAGTCATCGAAAACATTGGCGTGTTTTGCAG GTGCAGTGAGAAGGAACACACTTGGTACAAAGGACAGCGCTGTCAATCAGTTCTTACAGAGATTCAGCTCACGTGTATATTGATTGGGGCGTGCTTGCTCGTTCTTCTCCTATTCCTCACGCTGCTGGGAGCCTTTGCTATAAAACTACGGTCTCTAAAAAATGAACAGCAAACATTTGACTCCAGAAG CAAGCTGTGGATTTCCTCAACACCACACATCAACTCTTCTTTCTTCTCTGAAATAAGccagcagggaagttgtttcccaTTGGCTAGCCATACCCCCAACTCTCAATCCACACCGATCAGTGAGAATCACCCGACTCAG
- the LOC125466328 gene encoding uncharacterized protein LOC125466328 isoform X2: protein MVIKSETSTGASGGGQQSAEYSPGVAYESVHSQYMPNPAAVDHLYLGEPIVFDASPQFETLAVHKSQTGNRDAILDVTRILPDPVLQGPYGNEDEEYNEVGNSDTCISNSCAVDPTPDPGFLSISNSSPQDLKGPNLNAGFLSNAAFVPTFHEATEGSGDMHEQLLDRNGADPKSQRIIGSEIKEITGRYKSLVTPVSKENQPENSLTTLHTLNPRPAQDSTTPTKSIISFQETMSTTDGLLVDSRRENNNKTVPERTSTRTRKISNSHWPIKSATVPEPNTDQSSNDSWIACNPGYIRENNSCWSVCEVIPDYCLNGGKCGVIENIGVFCRCSEKEHTWYKGQRCQSVLTEIQLTCILIGACLLVLLLFLTLLGAFAIKLRSLKNEQQTFDSRSKLWISSTPHINSSFFSEISQQGSCFPLASHTPNSQSTPISENHPTQVFSNSFQGSFKSQQNVQKEGLTRSHGEDMALNIQNTWISKCNGNAEVDHDVCILWRTERTAV from the exons GTACTGGAGCCTCTGGTGGAGGGCAGCAGTCTGCAGAATACTCACCAGGTGTGGCCTATGAGTCTGTCCATTCTCAGTACATGCCCAACCCTGCTGCCGTTGACCACCTCTACTTGGGAGAACCAATTGTTTTTGACGCAAGTCCTCAGTTTGAAACCTTAGCTGTTCACAAATCACAAACCGGGAACAGAGATGCCATTCTCGACGTGACTAGGATCTTACCTGACCCTGTTCTACAGGGGCCCTATGGAAATGAAGACGAAGAATATAATGAGGTTGGGAACTCTGACACATGCATATCCAACAGCTGTGCTGTCGATCCTACACCAGACCCTGGATTTCTGAGCATTTCAAACTCATCTCCTCAGGATTTGAAAGGCCCAAATTTAAATGCTGGGTTTCTCTCAAACGCTGCTTTTGTTCCCACTTTCCATGAGGCAACGGAGGGAAGTGGTGACATGCATGAACAGCTGCTTGATCGTAATGGAGCTGACCCTAAATCCCAAAGGATAATCGGGTCAGAAATCAAAGAAATCACTGGAAGGTACAAAAGCTTGGTAACTCCTGTTTCCAAAGAAAATCAACCAGAAAACAGCTTGACTACGCTTCACACATTAAATCCTCGGCCAGCACAGGACTCTACCACCCCAACAAAATCCATCATTAGTTTCCAAGAGACCATGTCTACAACAGATGGGCTGTTGGTAGACAGCAGGAGGGAGAACAACAATAAGACAGTTCCAGAGAGGACATCAACCAGAACACGAAAGATATCAAATAGCCATTGGCCAATCAAATCAGCAACGGTTCCTGAGCCAAATACAGATCAGAGCTCAAATGATTCCTGGATTGCTTGTAATCCAGGATATATCCGTGAAAACAACTCCTGTTGGTCTGTGTGTGAAGTCATTCCCGATTACTGTTTGAATGGAGGTAAATGTGGAGTCATCGAAAACATTGGCGTGTTTTGCAG GTGCAGTGAGAAGGAACACACTTGGTACAAAGGACAGCGCTGTCAATCAGTTCTTACAGAGATTCAGCTCACGTGTATATTGATTGGGGCGTGCTTGCTCGTTCTTCTCCTATTCCTCACGCTGCTGGGAGCCTTTGCTATAAAACTACGGTCTCTAAAAAATGAACAGCAAACATTTGACTCCAGAAG CAAGCTGTGGATTTCCTCAACACCACACATCAACTCTTCTTTCTTCTCTGAAATAAGccagcagggaagttgtttcccaTTGGCTAGCCATACCCCCAACTCTCAATCCACACCGATCAGTGAGAATCACCCGACTCAG GTGTTTTCCAATTCTTTTCAGGGAAGCTTTAAATCACAGCAGAATGTGCAGAAAGAGGGTTTGACCAGAAGCCATGGTGAAGATATGGCATTGAACATTCAAAACACTTGGATTTCAAAGTGTAATGGAAATGCTGAG